A part of Oncorhynchus masou masou isolate Uvic2021 chromosome 30, UVic_Omas_1.1, whole genome shotgun sequence genomic DNA contains:
- the LOC135523150 gene encoding uncharacterized protein LOC135523150 isoform X1 has protein sequence MGECISVRVLLMFLALISYLIALTFNILALFGPWTGAFMQTTQYVLSKSTTHLTPDRWVLFLWDVLNVWLIGMFIYLIHNLRRREAYTWMYTTPAVLPYGFYLSWIVNSILNMAWLFLYDKEFCVCHRKMVPTLLITALQAISNCVIIMFSCYGLVVYGAWLHKYHNSDLWLIRILVQNGVALYATWWAVATFLHLTVVLDHQTPIPKTDAAIMVLVLLQLGLIGWFVIENWYLDKHVRYILTVYPVVILVLAASVANPATPGTHIDIMSAVILAITSVIFIVRIVMVLWKHNNKPFYGEEELMSPVDIARTQKLIFM, from the exons ATGGGAGAGTGCATTTCAGTCCGTGTTTTGCTGATGTTTCTGGCCCTAATCAGCTATCTAATTGCACTGACATTCAACATATTGGCTCTATTTGGGCCCTGGACAG GTGCGTTTATGCAAACCACACAGTATGTGCTGAGCAAGTCCACAACGCACCTAACCCCGGATAGATGGGTGCTCTTTCTATGGGACGTCCTTAACGTCTGGTTGATCGGCATGTTCATCTATCTGATACACAATCTCCGTAGAAG GGAAGCTTATACATGGATGTACACCACTCCTGCTGTCCTGCCCTACGGATTCTACTTGTCCTGGATCGTGAATAGCATTTTGAATATGGCATGGTTATTTCTGTACGACAAAGA ATTCTGTGTTTGTCATAGAAAGATGGTGCCAACGCTGCTGATCACAGCATTACAGGCCATCTCCAACTGCGTGATTATCATGTTCTCCTGCTACGGACTGGTCGTCTATGGAGCGTGGCTCCATAAATATCACAACAGTGATCTCTGGCTCATTCGAATACTG GTGCAAAACGGAGTGGCTTTGTATGCAACATGGTGGGCTGTGGCTACCTTTTTACACCTGACCGTTGTTTTAGACCATCAAACCCCAATACCCAAGACAGATGCTGCCATAATGGTACTAGTGCTGCTCCAATTGGGACTCATAGGATG GTTTGTCATAGAGAACTGGTACCTGGATAAGCACGTGCGCTACATCCTCACAGTGTACCCTGTGGTGATCCTGGTGTTGGCCGCGAGTGTGGCCAATCCAGCCACGCCCGGTACCCACATAGACATCATGTCTG CTGTCATATTGGCCATAACTAGTGTCATATTCATTGTACGCATTGTCATGGTGTTATGGAAGCACAACAACAAACCGTTTTATGGAGAAGAGGAGCTCATGTCTCCAGTGGACATCGCCAGGACACAGAAGCTCATCTTTATGTAG
- the LOC135523150 gene encoding uncharacterized protein LOC135523150 isoform X2, translating into MGECISVRVLLMFLALISYLIALTFNILALFGPWTGAFMQTTQYVLSKSTTHLTPDRWVLFLWDVLNVWLIGMFIYLIHNLRRREAYTWMYTTPAVLPYGFYLSWIVNSILNMAWLFLYDKEKMVPTLLITALQAISNCVIIMFSCYGLVVYGAWLHKYHNSDLWLIRILVQNGVALYATWWAVATFLHLTVVLDHQTPIPKTDAAIMVLVLLQLGLIGWFVIENWYLDKHVRYILTVYPVVILVLAASVANPATPGTHIDIMSAVILAITSVIFIVRIVMVLWKHNNKPFYGEEELMSPVDIARTQKLIFM; encoded by the exons ATGGGAGAGTGCATTTCAGTCCGTGTTTTGCTGATGTTTCTGGCCCTAATCAGCTATCTAATTGCACTGACATTCAACATATTGGCTCTATTTGGGCCCTGGACAG GTGCGTTTATGCAAACCACACAGTATGTGCTGAGCAAGTCCACAACGCACCTAACCCCGGATAGATGGGTGCTCTTTCTATGGGACGTCCTTAACGTCTGGTTGATCGGCATGTTCATCTATCTGATACACAATCTCCGTAGAAG GGAAGCTTATACATGGATGTACACCACTCCTGCTGTCCTGCCCTACGGATTCTACTTGTCCTGGATCGTGAATAGCATTTTGAATATGGCATGGTTATTTCTGTACGACAAAGA AAAGATGGTGCCAACGCTGCTGATCACAGCATTACAGGCCATCTCCAACTGCGTGATTATCATGTTCTCCTGCTACGGACTGGTCGTCTATGGAGCGTGGCTCCATAAATATCACAACAGTGATCTCTGGCTCATTCGAATACTG GTGCAAAACGGAGTGGCTTTGTATGCAACATGGTGGGCTGTGGCTACCTTTTTACACCTGACCGTTGTTTTAGACCATCAAACCCCAATACCCAAGACAGATGCTGCCATAATGGTACTAGTGCTGCTCCAATTGGGACTCATAGGATG GTTTGTCATAGAGAACTGGTACCTGGATAAGCACGTGCGCTACATCCTCACAGTGTACCCTGTGGTGATCCTGGTGTTGGCCGCGAGTGTGGCCAATCCAGCCACGCCCGGTACCCACATAGACATCATGTCTG CTGTCATATTGGCCATAACTAGTGTCATATTCATTGTACGCATTGTCATGGTGTTATGGAAGCACAACAACAAACCGTTTTATGGAGAAGAGGAGCTCATGTCTCCAGTGGACATCGCCAGGACACAGAAGCTCATCTTTATGTAG